The Corynebacterium occultum sequence CCGGTGTCCGGGATGGCCACGTGCACCCCGGCGTCACGCAGGGGTGCGGAGAGGAAGTCATTGACCATGGTGAACTCAGTGCCCAGCAGGGCAACGGAACCATGACCGCCCTCCTTCACCGCCCGGACGGTGGAGTCGATGGAACTGATCAGGGGAATGGGGGAGAGTTCCGCCAGTTGCTCGAAGACGAGGTGGGTGGTGTTGGCGGTCAGGGCCCCGAATTCCGCACCAGCGGCCTGCAGGTTCCTGACACCGGCCAGGAGGTACTGCAGTGCACCTTCGCGGTCATCCTCGCCGAGGAAGCGGAAGACCTCGAAGGCGCTGAGGTTCTCGATGACCATGGGGGCAACCACCTCAGGGCCGAGCTTTTCCTGCACGCCCTTGATCAGGCGCTGGTAGTAGATGAGGGTCGATTCGGGGCCGGTGCCACCGATCAATCCGATTTTGCGGGCAGCTTTATCGGTTGGGGTGCTCATGGGCCCAAATGTACCTGCGGCCCCGGCGTTGCGGGCGGCGTCGATAAGCGCGAAAACTGCCCCGCTACGATAGTTTCGCGGCGGGGCAGAATGTGGAACCGGAAGAATTACTTCTCGCCGTGCGGCACGACCACGGCGCGGCCGGCGATCTTGCCCTCGACCAGCAGCTGGTAGGCGTCCAGTGCCTCATCCAGGGAGTAGGTGGTCACCTGCGGGGTGATCTGGCCCGCCTTGTACATGTCGACGACCTCGTGCAGCTCCTCAACGGTGCCCCAGTAGGTGTTGACCAGCTCAGCCTCGTAGGGGGTGGTCAGGAAGGCCCACTCGTAGGGGGAGAGGTTACCGATGCCGACGATGGTGACACGCGACTGGCGTGCCGCGGAAGCCATGGCGGTCTGGACGGTGGCGCCCACGCCGACGAAATCGAAGGCGGCGTCGACACCCTTGCCACCGGTGATCTCACGGATGCGCTCCACCTGGCCCTCGCCACCCGGGACGGTGATGGCGCCGAGCTTCTCAGCCTCCGCCATCGCCTCCTCCTTCATGTCGGTGGCGATGATGGTGGCACCGGTCAGCGCCTTGAGGATCTGCACCCCCACCAGGCCCAGGCCGCCCAGGCCAACGACCAGTGCATACTTGCCGCCCCCGTTCAGGTGCGGGAGGGCGAGCTTGATGGCGTGGTAGGGGGTCAGGCCGGCGTCGGAAAGCGGGGCAGCCTTGATCGGGTCAGCATCACCCAGCGGAATCAGGTTGCGGGCCGGAACCACGACGTACTCGGCGACGCCGCCGTCACGGCCCAGGCCGATGCCGGCGTAGGGCATCTCGGTGGCGTTCTCACAGTAGGTGTCCTGACCACGGGTGCAGGCGCGGCAGTGGCCACAGCCGACGGGGCCGTAGACCAGGTGGGCGGAACCGATCTCCAGGCCATCCACGCCGGGGCCGAGCTCCTCGACCCAGCCGGAGTTCTCATGTCCGAGGGTGAACTCCGGATCCATCTGGGGGTTCAGGCCCTCATCGAATTCATGGAAGATGGCGACATCAGAGTGGCAGAGCCCGGCCCCGGCAACCTTCAGCAGCACCTCACCGGGTCCGGGAGTGGGCTTCTCCACCTCCTTGAGGGTGGGGAAGGTGTGGTAGGCGGTGTGGCGGACTGCGCGCATTATGTCTCCTTAGATGAATACGGTCTGAGGGACTCCTGACAAACCCGTCCCTTATCTCCACTCTAGTGAAAATCCAGCCTCCGGGACGGCCCACAAAGGTGAGCTTCCTCCCAAAGTAAACAGCCGGGAAATACTGGATGACCAGCTTATTTTCCTGGGACAATCACCAGGCGCACAGAGATGTGCAACCTTCATCGAACCTGGGCGAGTTCCGCCCGGATGATCTGCCGCACCCGGGAATCCTGGGGCAGATCAGCGTGCAGGATCACCGCCCGGGGATAACGGTCCTGGATCCAGATATTGTGCACCCGTTCCGTCCCCAACTCGTCCACCGTCTCATCCCCCAGCTCATCCTCATCGGGATAGAGGAAACAGGTCTCCGGCGGCTGGATCACCGTATCCCCCCGCGTGGCGATACAGGTGTAGCTCACCCCCGGATCCAGATCCCCGCCCTCATTGATGGCGGTGATGGTGGGATGCCCCGTGACCTGCTCAAAACCGGAACTGCCGAACCAGTTGTTGACCAGCGAGTTCATGATGTTCTCCGCCATGGCGGTACGCACCAGGGGACTGACCACCCCACCCAGGGTGGTGCCGTGGTTGGGCGCCGCCAGACACACCAGGTGGCGGACCTTCGGGGCGCCACCCATCAACCGCATCCAATAACGCGCCAGGGTCCCACCCTGGGAATGCCCGATCAGGATCACCTGCTGCGCCCCCGTGGCCTGGAGGACCACATCGATATAAGCGCCGATCTGGGAGGCGGACTCCGCGATGGAATCGGTGGCCCGGTTGCCGAAGTCCGGGGCGAAGACGGCATAACCCTCAGCCCGTAGATCCTCACCCAGTTCCTGCCAGTCCCCCTTGGTGGTGCCGGTGCCATGGATGCAGATCACCGGATAAGGATGTTCCGTGGTGGGTCGGGCACGCCAGTCATCCTCGAAGAGACCACGCGCCCGCATCCGTGCCAGCAACGGCAGGGGGAGCAGAACCCTGGCAGCTTCCGCCGCAGATTCCCCTTCCACCTCCTGCTTATCGACGACCCTCAGGTCGGCCGGGATATCACCAGGGCCCAGCTCCGCGGCAGCCAACTGATCGGCGGTATCCCGGGCGGCATCCCGGGCGGTGGGGTCTCCCTCCCCTCCGGTCGCCCCGCTCTCCGGGGCATCCCCAGTCCCAGCCGACTGTGCTAGTTCTCCCTCGGCCGGGGAAACCGACGAACGCCGCATCCTCCGACGCCATGCCCCACCGGGCAGGATGACCGGGTTGTCGGGATCATCACTGAGCGCATCAGCGGACTCCACCTCCCGGCCCGCAGCGGCGGCATCAGAAGGGAGAAGATGTGGGGGCAGAAGTCTGCTGAGTTTATCGGAGATTTCCTGCAGCAGTTCAGAGGGGCGCTCCTGGGGCATTCACGGATCCTTCGCTTCGGCGGTGAATCTTCGCTGCCCTCCAGTGTAGGGGCCCACCGCTAGGCTGGGGTCCGGGAAGTTCCCAACCGGTCCCGGAGGGAAACCCCGGGGGACCGCACCGGAAGAGCAGGGGAGGAAGGCACATGAACCAGCCGGAACTCACACAGGTGAACAGCGTGGAAGAGGCCGTCGCCACGCTGATCAGACTCTATGAGAATGCCGAGGACCTGGCCCGCGAAGTCCTGGAGAACGGCAACTACGAGGACTACCGCCGGGTGGTCTACCCCAAGCTGATCGTGGACGTGAAAGCCTGGCATCCGATCTCACGTTCGGAACCCTTCGGCTACGTCAATGAAGCCGGCCGCTACTCCGCCACCTTCTCCAAACCACACCTGATGCGGAACTACCTGCAGGAACAGTTGGAACGACTCAACGGCCACTACCCCTGTGAGATCTTCGTCGGCCCCTCCGAAACCCGCATCCCACCGGAATTCCTGCGGGATGTCCCCGACGCCAGTGAGGCCCGGCGCGCCGGGGACGTGGCTGACGCCATCCCGCGCCCCACCCTGGATGAGGTGCATGATGCGATCGTGGATGGTGAGTGGGAGGCTTTCCATGGTGCGGAGAAACCTCTTTTCCATTTTGGTCCGCAGCGTTTCGACATCGCCTGCGCCCGCATCGAGCATTACACCGGCATCGCGGTGGACAGTGTGCAGCGGTTCATCCTCTTCACCAACTACGCCATGCACACCACTGAGTTCGTGAAGTTCGGGTTGCGTTCCCTCACCGAGGAGGGGTCTCGTTACACTGCGTTGATTTTGCCGAATGGGCAGCGGATCGGGGCGGAGGAGGCGGCCGCTGTTGAGGGTGGGGCCCTGGAGCTGGGTTCGCGTTTCCAGATGCCACGTTATGATCTCTGCACCGATGATGGTTATGGCATCACCATGATCAATATCGGTGTGGGCCCCTCCAACGCCAAGACCATCACGGACTGTCTGGCGGTGCTGCGTCCGGAGGCCTGGATCATGATCGGCCATTGTGCCGGGCTGGATGGCCGGATGCGCATCGGTGACCTCATCCTCGGTAATGCCTACCAGCGTCAGGACCGGATTCTGGATTCCCGGATCCAGCCCGCCATCCCCATTCCTGCGGTACCGGAGATCCAGCGTGCGTTGGAGGCCAGCGTCGCCCAGATCTACGGGGACGACAAGTCCCTGATGCGCACCGGCACGGTGTTGTCCACCGATGACCGGAACTGGGAGTGGCACACCCCGCAGGGGCTGTGGGAGCTTTTCCAGGGTTCCACCGCCGCGGCCGTGGACATGGAGTCCTGCACCCTGGCGGCCAATGGTTATCGCTACCGCATCCCTTATGGCACCCTGCTGAGTGTTTCTGACCTTCCGCTTCATGCGGTACCGAAACTGCCCACCCAGGCGCAGGCCTTCTATTCCTCCTCCAAGGAGGCACATGTGATGTGTGCGGTGCATGCGGTGGAGTCCCTGGCCGCTGACCCGGAACGCCTGCGCACCCGCAAACTACGCCGCACGATGGGGGAGGTGCCCTTCCGGTAGGGCTGGCGGGAGGGGCTTGGCGGGTGCCCGGGGTGGGTTGAGTGGGTGGGGGGCGGTGGAGGTTCACCGCCGCCCCGAACTTTCATGAGTCGAGGCATGTGGTGCAAGATTGACCTCGTGAACATCCTCTCCATCCAGTCCTTTGTCGCCTACGGCCATGTGGGCAACTCCGCCGCCGTCTTCCCGCTCCAGCGCCTGGGCCACGAGGTGTGGCCGGTGTACACCGTGAACTACTCCAACCACACCGGTTATGGTTCCTGGCGGGGACCGATGATCCCGGCCTCGGATGTCGCCGAGATCATCACGGGTATGGAGGAGCGTGGGGCACTGGCTCAGGTCGACGCGGTCCTTTCCGGATACCAGGGTGGCTCCGACATCGCGGACGTCATCATCGACGCCGTCGCCCGGGTCAAGGCAGCCAACCCCACAGCGATCTACGCCTGCGATCCGGTGATGGGTAACGCCAGGTCCGGTTGCCACGTCGCCGACGCAATCCCGCCCTTGCTGCGCGACCGGGTGGTTCCCGTCGCCGACATCATCACCCCCAACCAGTTTGAACTGGGTTTCCTCACCGGCCGGGACGTAGCCGACCTCGCCTCCACCCTGGACGCCGTTGACGCCGCCCGCGCCATGGGCCCCTCCACCGTCCTGGTCACCTCCCTGGAGCGCCCGGAGCGCCCTGAGGGCAGCATCGAGATGCTCGCGGTCAATGACTCCGGCGCCTGGATCGTGCGCACCCCCTACCTGCCCTTCAAGCGCAATGGTTCCGGGGATGTCACCGCCGCTCTGTTCACCGGTCACTACGTCTCCACCGGTGATGCCGCTGACGCCCTGGCACGCACCGCCTCCAGCGTCTACGACCTCCTGCAGAACACCTTCGAGGCCGACTCCCGGGAACTGCTGCTCATCGAGTCCCAGGAGGCTTACGCCAACCCGCGCATGCAGTTTGAGGTTGAGCAGGTCCGCTGAGGCCGGGCCACCGTGTTCCGGTAAAGGATGCTTGACGACGCCCCCCTTGCGCCGGGTCTCGGTCAACTGTTCGGATCCCTGGGGGAAAGGTCCGGCAGCTGCTCCGGTGTGTCTGGCATGGTTCAAGTTTGAACCCGTCAGTGCGTTTTGAACCCCAAGGAGCCTTCCCATGTGCGCAGCCGCGTCAACCCTCACCCAGCCCGGGAACACCACCGCCCCGGTTGCGGTGATCCACAGTTCCCGCCCCCTCAACAATGAGGAGCACTCCGGACTGGAGTTTCTGCTTTCGGTGGCGGTTGAGGGGCAGGGAGCGCACTCCACCTGGTTCCCGGCGGATGACAGCCTGGTGGTGCGGGGTCATCTCATCGATGCTTTCCTGGATCTGTGGCAGGAACACCATGACAGCGGTCTGATCCTCTACCTTTCGGACACCACGGTCCGCCGCCTGCTCAAGGAACAGGCGGTGGCCTTCCCGGGGCTGGTCATCCGGGATGTCATCGCCGGCGGCAGGATGCGCGCCACCTGGGAGCTGTGCCGGGCCTCCCACCATCAGGCTGAGGTGGAGCGGGAACCGGTCCCGGTGGTTCCGGAGCTGCCGGAGCTGATGGTGGTGGCCACCGATGCTTCCCGGCAGAAGCGGGGTCAGGTCACCGGTCTGGCGGTGGTCGGCTCTGATGGACGGGTAAGAATGAACCATGCCCTGACCCACTGCATCCTGGCTGGTGAGTTCGCCGCGGTGGGGATGGCGCTGAAGACCTGGGGTGGTCGTTCCCGGGTGCTGTGGATCCTGACCGATTCGCAGAAGGTGAGTCATTTCCTCAACGCCCGGATCGGCAGTGGTGCGCGCAAGGGGATGGCAGCCCAGGATGACTGCCTGAACAAGCTCGCGGACCTGGAGGCCCGCGGGTTCGAGGTCCGGATCAGCTGGGTCCGGGGCCATGCCGGCCACCTGCTCAACACCTACGCGGACCGGGCGGCGGTGGCGGCCCGCCGGTGCGCTGAGTTCCGCACGGATAACCGCTCCGAGTTCAACCGACGCCTGAAGGGGGAGCTGCAGGAGGCACTGGTCGGGATTCCGGTGGCGGAGTTACGCGACCGGCACATCGAACCGACGGAAACCATGGCTGGCGCGGGGCGTTAAACTCCTATGGGGAGGCCCCCGGGGGCCCGCACGTGAAACCGGGGGCAGGAATGAAGCGCAGGTGGGGATGGTTGCCACTGATGTATGCCTTTACCCCGATAAACGTTAGGAAACCTCCCCTTTGTCTGTCCCACTGAGTATTCTCGACCTGGTTTCCATCCCTGAGGGAGCCACCGCCCGGGAGGCCATCGCCACGTCGATGGAATCCGCCCAGCTCGCTGATCAGCTGGGTTATCACCGGCTGTGGTTCGCTGAACACCACAACACCCCGAATCTTGCTTCCAGTGCCACCTCATTGCTGATCTCCCAGGCTGCCTCAGTCACCGAGCAGATCCGGGTGGGTGCCGGCGGGGTGATGCTGCCCAACCATGCTCCCCTGATGGTGGCGGAACAGTACGGCACCCTGGCCAATATCCACGGTGACCGGATAGACCTCGGTCTCGGCCGGGCCCCGGGAACGGACCAGATGACCGCCCAGGCCCTGAGCCGTTCCTCCGCGGAACCCCAGGCCTTCGCCCAGAGCATCTATGACCTGCAGGGCTGGTTCGGGGAGTCGGGTGGTGCCCACAGCACCCCAATCGTCTCCGCGGCCTCCGCCGGAACCGGGGTGCCCATCTGGGTGCTCGGCTCCACCGTCAACGGTGCCTCCATCGCCGGACAGCTGGGCCTGCCCTTCTCTCTGGCCTCCCATTTCGCGCCGGACCAGATCGACGAGGCCATCGCGGTGTACAAGGAGGCCTTCTCCACCGAGATGCCCACCGCCCAGATCGATAAGCCCTATGTGATGGCCGGCGTCAATGTCATGGTCGCTGACACCGATGAGCAGGCGCAGCGGGAATTCACCACCGTGGAACAGATGTTCCTGGACATCCGGCAGGGACGTTCCCGCAAGATCCAGCCCCCGGTGGACCCTGAGTCGCTGCCGGGGCAGGCTAACCCGGAGCAGTCCATGCTGCGGATCAAGGCGGTGGGTTCCCCGCAGACCGTGAAGGCGCAGTTGGGGGAGTTCGTTGAGCGCACCGGGGTGGATGAACTGATCACCGTCACCTACGCCTTCGATCCGGCCGTCCGCCAGCGTTCCCTGCAGCTGCTGGCGGAAACCTGGTTCTGAGAATTACCGGCCCAGCTGGGTGAGTGGCGGCCCGCGGCATAAGACTCTCGCTGAAAGGCCGTGGCCGCGGTATTGCTACCGCAGGTCAGAAGCGTGGTTCAAAGGCTGAGTTCAGGGTCTGTTTCGACCCCAAAAAGTTACTTTTAACCTTATGGGTCAGGCTCTAAGCTTGGGGAGAGATTATCCCTTGACCTCGCCCCGGGTATGACCACTTCCCGGCTGAACCGAAAGAGGTGTGTCCGCATGACACCACCCTCCGCCCAACCCACGCTCGCGGCAGATCCCCCGAAGCTTCAGGGTGGGCAGATCACCGCCCTGATGCTGGCACTGCTGGCCGCGGTTTTCGCTTTCCAGCTCAATGCCTCCATGCTTTCCCCCGCGCTCGTGGTCATGGAGCAGGAGCTCAGTGCCACCAGCGCCCAGATCGGTCTGACCCAGACCGCCTTCTTCACCGCCGCCGCCCTGTTCTCCCTCTTCCTGCCGCGCTGGGCCGATCTGATCGGGCGTCGTAAAGTTCTGGTCGGCATGATGGCGGTGCTCTTCCTCGGCTGTATCGTCGCCGCGCTGGCCCCCAATGTCACGGTGTTGTTCATCGGCCGGGTGATCCAGGGTATCGCCGGTCCGACGGTGCCGATGTGTCTGATCATGCTGCGGGTGCAGGTCCCCAATGACAAGCAGTATGCCCTGCTCATGGGTATCATCACCTCCATCAACGGTGGCATCGGCGGCGTGGATGCGCTCGCCGGTGGCTGGTTGGCGGACAACCTCGGTTTCCGTTCCATCTTCTGGGTGATGTCGGTTGTCGCCATCATCGCGCTGCTGGCGGTGCAGTTCGGCACCAGGGAATCCACCGCGGTGGAGGTCCACCCCATGGACTGGAAGGGTGTTCTGCCCATCGTGATCGCCCTGGCATCGGCCCTGATCGCCTTCAATGAGGCGGGCAAGCTGGCGGCGGCGAACTGGCTGCTGGTGATCGGTTTGCTGGTGCTGGCGGTGGTCGCCTTCATCGTGTTCTGGAAGATCGAGTCCACGGTCAAGCATCCCCTGGTCTCCACCTACTACATGAAGCAGCGTCGTACCTGGGCCCTGCTGATCACCACCCTGCTGACCATGACTGGTGTTTTCGCGGTGATGAACGGCCTGATCCCGAACCTGGGTCAGAACGTGGACGTCGGGGCGGGCATCAGCGCGGACACCGTCTCCTGGTGGACCCTGACCCCCTACGCCCTGGCTGGACTGGTGATGGGCCCCATTGCCGGCACCCTGGCCGGTAAGTTCGGATATAAGCTGGTGCTGCAGGTCGGTCTGATCGGCACCGCCATAGGCCTGGGCTTCGCCATCTTCGTGGTGGGTAACCCCGGCCCGATCTCCCTGTTGCTGATCTCCCTGTTCGTCGGTGTCACCTACGCCGGTATCTCCAACATCATGCTCAACGGCATGGGAATCGTGCTTTCCCCGGCGGATAACCCCGGTTACCTGCCGGGCATGAACGCCGCTGCCTTCAACCTGGGTGCGGGCCTGAGCTTCGCCATTCTCTTCGCGGTGTTCACCTTCTTCGCCGACACCGACGCCGCCCTGGGTTTCCGGGCCGGCATGGGTACCGGCGCCGTGATCCTGCTGCTGGCCTTCCTGACCTCCTTCCTCATCCCCCGCCCGGAGAGTCTCTCCGATGCCGTGGGTGAGGAAGCTGCAACCATCGAAAATTAAGGAACAATGGACTCATGACTCAAGCCCCCAAGAAAATCATCCTGGACTGCGATCCTGGCCATGATGATGCCGTCGCCATCATCCTGGCGGCCGGCAACCCCGCCATCGACCTGCTCGGCATCACCACCATCGGTGGAAACCAGACCCTGCCGAAGGTCACCCACAACGCTCTCACCGTGCTGACCGTGCTCGGTCAGACCTCCGTTCCGGTCTACGCGGGTTGCACCCGGCCGCTGGTACAGCCGGTTGAGGTCGCCCCGGACATCCACGGTGACTCCGGCATGGAGATCCACGGCTACCAGCTGCCCGAACCCGCCATTGACGTGGTTCCGGACGTGCATGCCGTGGACTACATCATCGACACCGTGATGAACAACGAACCGGGCACCATAACCCTGGTTCCCACCGGCCCGCTGACCAACATCGCCCTGGCGGTGCGCAAAGAACCCCGGATCGCGGAGCGCGTCAAGGAGGTCGTGCTGATGGGCGGCGGTTACCACGAGGGCAACTGGTCCGCGGTGGCGGAGTTCAACATCAAGGTTGATCCCGAGGCCGCGCACATCGTCTTCAACGAGTCCTGGCCGCTGACCATGGTCGGCCTGGACCTGACCCACCAGGCCCTGGCCACCGCGGAGGTTGAGAAGCGGCTGGTGGATCTGGACTCTGATATCGCCAACTTCGTGGTCGGACTCTTCGGCTTCTTCCGCCAGTCCTACCAGGATGCGCAGGGCTTTGATGACCCGCCGGTGCACGATCCCTGCACCGTCGCCTACCTCATTGATCCCACGGTGATGACCACCCGGAAGGTGCCGCTGGATGTGGAACTGCGGGGTGCCCTGACCGTGGGCATGACCGTCGCCGATTTCCGTTCACCCGCACCGGAGGACTGCAACACCCAGGTTGCGGTGAAGCTGGACCGGGAGAAGTTCTGGGATCTGGTGATCGATGCGGTGAAGGCGCTGAGCTGAACCGCTTGACGACGCCCCCCGCGGTGGCCCGGCTTTCCAGGCTGGGCCACCGCGGTTTTTTCTTAGCTATCCTGGGGCCAAGAAACTCCCACGACCACAGCACTGAGGAGTCCGGTATGGCGAAGTTGCTTGTGTTGGCCCGGGATCTGGACCGGATCGAGATGATCGACACGGAAAGCGGAGAACGCGAGGTCATCATCACCGACACCGGGCCGCACCCGGATGGCGTGGTCTGTGATGGCAGCACCATCTACTGGACCACGATGGGGGAGCGGACCTCCCTGGCCCCCGGTGGTGAAGCGGTGTACGGCGGGGTCGACGGTGGGGTTCACGCCATCGACGTCGACGGTGCCCATCGCCGGGACATCGTGGCCCCCGGTGGCATCACCACCGGCAAACAGGTGGCGCTCGATGCCCGGGGCAATCTCTACCTGGGTAACCGGGAAGGTTTTTCCCTGGTCACCGTCGGCACCGACGGCAGTGGATTGCGGGATCTGGTCAAACATGATGGCTCGGATGGGGAACGTGACTGGATTGTCGGGGTGGCCATCGATGAGGCCAACGGCCACATCTACTGGTCCCAAAAAGGTTCCTTCACCGGGGGAGACGGCAGAATCTTCCGTGCCGGACTGGAGATCCCGGTGGGGGAGACCGCAGAGAACCGGAGTGATATTGAAGTGCTCTGGGAGAATCTGCCGGCCCCGATTGATCTGGAACTGATCGAGGACAGGCTGCTCTGGACTGACCGTGGTTCCGGTTCCTGGCCCGGAGGTAACTCACTCAACCGGGCCAAGGTGCCGCCGGTGGGTCAGAAGGGGGAGCCTCCCACCATCCTCGGGGAGGGTTTTGGGGAGGCCATCGGCCTGGCGGTGGAGCAGCAGAAAAAGGTTGCTTATGTGGCTGATCTTTCCGGCAAGATCTGGAAGGTTCCCGCCCCGGAAGGTCTTGAGGGTGAAACCGCACTGGTGCTTGACCTGGGGTTCCCGCTGACTGGGCTGAATCTGGTGCAGTAGGGCCTGGCTGTCTGGCGGCGCTGCCCGGGCGGAGCGTCGATAAGCGTCGGGTTGGGGCGCTGAGGGCATCCAAAAGGTTGATTTTCATCCGCAGGGGGTTGCGCCCATCACATATATGGATAAGGTGAGCCTAACCATAAAATAGATGCCCAAATGAAAGTATTTGAAGGGAGGGGAGTTCATCATGCAACTCGCCATCGAAAAGTCCTTGTCCACCAGCCTTCGGGAATGCACCTCTGCCGCGCACACCGACGCCGAGCAGTCCCCGTTCATGTCCCTGCTCCTGGAGGGCAAGCTTTCCCGCGAGGCTGCGGCCGCCTATACTGGACAGCTCTGGTTCATCTACTCGGCCCTGGAGCAGGGCGTGCGCGCGGTGTCACAGCGGCCCTTCATGTCCCTCATCACTGATGTTCGTCTGGAGCGTCTGGAATCCCTGGAACATGACCTGGTGGAACTGCTGGGAGCCAGCTGGCGGGATGAATTGCAGGCCTACCCGGGCACGGTGGAATATGTTCACCGCCTGAACCGCCTGGCGGCGGCGGAGGATGATCTCGGGCTGATCGCCCACCATTATGTCCGTTATCTGGGGGATCTGGCTGGTGGCCAGGTCATCGCGCGGATCTTGAACCGCTCCTATGGCATCGGGGAGCAGGGTCTGAGCTTCTATGACTTCTCCGGCATCGGCAAAATCAAGCCCTACCGGGATGATTACCGTTCCCGCCTCGACGCACTGGAACTCAATGGGAGGCAGGTGGCGCACCTGATCGCTGAGGCCAACCGGGCCTTCGCCCTGAACCAGGGGGCTTTCCGGGACCTGGCGGAGCATTATGTTCCGGCATCGAAACTCTGACGCTCCAGCACCTGCCTGAGCTTTCGCTCTGGGCGGGCTGGGGAAGTACCCGTGGATCAG is a genomic window containing:
- the uriH gene encoding uridine-preferring nucleoside hydrolase UriH; translated protein: MTQAPKKIILDCDPGHDDAVAIILAAGNPAIDLLGITTIGGNQTLPKVTHNALTVLTVLGQTSVPVYAGCTRPLVQPVEVAPDIHGDSGMEIHGYQLPEPAIDVVPDVHAVDYIIDTVMNNEPGTITLVPTGPLTNIALAVRKEPRIAERVKEVVLMGGGYHEGNWSAVAEFNIKVDPEAAHIVFNESWPLTMVGLDLTHQALATAEVEKRLVDLDSDIANFVVGLFGFFRQSYQDAQGFDDPPVHDPCTVAYLIDPTVMTTRKVPLDVELRGALTVGMTVADFRSPAPEDCNTQVAVKLDREKFWDLVIDAVKALS
- a CDS encoding SMP-30/gluconolactonase/LRE family protein: MAKLLVLARDLDRIEMIDTESGEREVIITDTGPHPDGVVCDGSTIYWTTMGERTSLAPGGEAVYGGVDGGVHAIDVDGAHRRDIVAPGGITTGKQVALDARGNLYLGNREGFSLVTVGTDGSGLRDLVKHDGSDGERDWIVGVAIDEANGHIYWSQKGSFTGGDGRIFRAGLEIPVGETAENRSDIEVLWENLPAPIDLELIEDRLLWTDRGSGSWPGGNSLNRAKVPPVGQKGEPPTILGEGFGEAIGLAVEQQKKVAYVADLSGKIWKVPAPEGLEGETALVLDLGFPLTGLNLVQ
- a CDS encoding biliverdin-producing heme oxygenase, whose amino-acid sequence is MQLAIEKSLSTSLRECTSAAHTDAEQSPFMSLLLEGKLSREAAAAYTGQLWFIYSALEQGVRAVSQRPFMSLITDVRLERLESLEHDLVELLGASWRDELQAYPGTVEYVHRLNRLAAAEDDLGLIAHHYVRYLGDLAGGQVIARILNRSYGIGEQGLSFYDFSGIGKIKPYRDDYRSRLDALELNGRQVAHLIAEANRAFALNQGAFRDLAEHYVPASKL